The DNA region aaatgataaataaaGATGTACTTGAAGATGTTATTTGAATATAGTTATGCTAAGCAATGTACTTATCTTTCTGTAGTTATGCTAAacaatgtacttatcttttctTATGGTATTCGGTTTTCATATATAACAAATCATAGTTTCCTGGTAATGTCCACTGCATGAGTTGATAAATATTGAATTATCCCCTAACCATCAACTGCTACATTAACAGCAATCAGTAGCACTAAAGGTCTGTAATGCAAATTGTATTACTAGAAAACCGTGGAAGCACGGGCCTTGCCCATCTAGTCTCTTAGTATAtgatattgaaagaaaaaagatcTCTAGTATATGATACTAATTACTCCTTTAAATATTAGTGAATCTCCCATTTTGATATTTAGTgtaacaaaattattttatagcTTAATAATGAACAAACTACCCTATATGTGTtgttaatttcatgttttcatCTATTTGAGTATTAATACTAACTAAGATTGTTCTCAACAAATTTTCAAGTGCCGAAAATTAACTgcaatgaaaaataaaagaaaaacgtAGTTTTATTGATGAATCTTGTGAGTACAATTCTGTTgttatcttgattcttgttccTAAACGTCTCCATGATTCAAGGGCTTTCGGTACGTGTTGCTCAAATTGCAGGATGATTTGGACCTCCTAGAGATGTATTTGATCTCCAAGAACGCTCGATAGCTTTGATAAAAGCGATTTGATGCCTTGATCTCTTTGTGAATATCCTGAACATTTATGAGATTTTGAGATATGCCATCTCTTGCTTAATATCCTTTTAGTTTATGAGATACTCAAGATGTCTTTTCACAATTTTGAATACGTGTCACTAACCCTATGACGATATTGGGCTCATCTTGAGAGTCCACACAAAATTTTGATgtctacaattttttttttatttttaaaattactttAAGAGGCCTGCATTTAACCACCCATTCATCCAAAATAATATTCAAACAATATCCACACATTAAAAATGATGAagaacaaaatgaaaaagataaTTTTATGTTCCTTTTTTCAGCTCGCCTGTTCTTTTGAAATTAGGGTGGTTTGGGTAATCATCTTGCATTTATAACTGTTACTCCCCCGGTCCCAATTGAattgtcttactttttttttttttttgatttattggaAAAAGAggatttatttttctatttagtaagttgacaatttaaCTATTCTACTACCATAAGTTTCAAAGGATATTTCAATACATtacattatacatatctttaatttaaaatcacaagattcaaaaatctctttttattccttaaatTTTGTGTCCAGACAAAACACATGAGTATGTTATTTTCCGGTATTATTTTTCGAATTTTCTTGACTTTGCCTAGTTTACAAGAAACTAATGGGGAACTTTAACAAAAGCAAGGGATTAAAGAACAGATCATCATGACTCATGAGTCAGACCAACCAAAGCCTAGCGTGTAAGGCCCACAAACACCGCCACGTCATGTGGGCCCAATTCCCCCTCTCTATCTCTCTTTATATAAACGCGTTTTTCAACCCCATTTAAATCACAATTAACCTACACGCCCGAGCCATCGGACCTCCCCTATCACCCTCTCATAGGgggtcgggtcgggtcgggtctCCATGTCACACCTTACCGGAGCTCCACCGCTTGCGCCACCGTCTGCGGCGGCGTCTCCTTTATACAAACAGAAAACATGGTCACCGGACACGTTTCGCGATGAGGCGTGGCAACAGCGTAAAGGTACACATGGAAGCCGCATGAAGAAGCGAAGCAAGAGTGTTACGGATGAGGATCTTGATGAGCTTAAAGCTTGTATTGAATTAGGGTTTGGATTTGATTCGCCTGAAATGGATCAACGATTGTCTGATACTTTTCCGGCTTATGGCTTGTTTTATGCTGTGAATAAACAATATGCTGATACCCTTTCAAAGACTAATTCTTTATCGTCGGTTATTTCCGATTGCGACTCACCTGCTAGTCCCCACACCATTGTTGATCCAGGTAATTCTCTGTTTTTTGTCCATTGTATTTAAATCGTGTTCATCTGTCTCAATTTTCATTCGCACTCTTTGAATTTAGAATGTTCTGAAATGCTTTAGACAAATTCTATTTCTATTCGGCTATTCTTAGATGTGGTTAcactggtatgttgttgttgttgcttttcTTTGGTCTTGTGGAAACAGTCTCCCTACCCCTACCCCTACCCCTACCCCTACCTCTATGGTAGGTGTACGGTACAATGTACCCTCTCCAGACACCACCtcgtgggattacactgggtatattgttgttgttgtagtagtagTATTCGGCTATTCTTAAATCAAGTAATTCAAATTTATTCATctaatcaaattttaaattttgacatGAGGTTGCTTTTCAATCATgactttaatgttatttttaattatcaatAAACTATAGATAGGTCTACCCATTAAACTCAGTGCCCGTCATATATAATGGGATTACTAGATAATTTCAATTACACAAATCTTCCAAGTTTGTTAACCTTCTTTGTTAATTTGAATGCCTATGCTTCTTATTATGATATAGTAATTATTAATGCACAATTTAGTTTGCCTACACTAGTTGGCGAGCTCGAAATTCCTATAGGGGGTTCAAAAGAAAAAACCTTATGCCATGGggattcaacaacatttataaacaatgcaaataaaattaattttgcaCTATTCACATAGTTGATTTTCAACGAGTGCACCCCTATGCCTACGCCCCTTTCCGATTTTGGGAGGTTAGGAGGGGGAATAAGATTCTTGGAATGAACCAGAGAGTTGAACGTATGGTTGctaatattttgaataaatgaTGTAGGAGATAATCCTCAGACAGTGAAGACAAGGTTGCGGCAATGGGCACAAGTGGTAGCTTGTGCGGTGCGTCAATCTTCATATTAATGGATGCTGGAAGCTGCATATCTGTTGATTGAATGAATAGGATGATGATGGTAATTTGATGTACTAGTAATATGATATCAGGACACTGAAGCAAGAAGGGACTAAACCAAACAAATCATAGTTAACTTGATATGAGAAGGTAACCCAATGGTGAACCAACTTATTCAATCTTAAAGCTAATagtatgttgatatgattttTATTAATATGATTGGGCTGCAACCACAAATGCAACTGGTCCATCGCCAACAAACTCTTGTTATTGCTACTAGTAGATGTTTGTTGATATTTGCATCATTGTAACATCCTCCAGCAAGTGGGAAATGATGACTTGTGTTTATTTGGAGTACTGACTTTTTTCTATGGAATGTTTTGGTGATGAAGgtttttcttagttttttttttttttaatcttttcacctacatttcattccatgttttctgCACTAAAAAGGTCAAAAGTTGTTTCTTTAGCCGACTTCTTATGTTGTGTTTctagtccttttcttttttcctttcagcTTTACATTGTAAAGCGGCTAATTGAGGTTAAAGGAAGAATACATCTGCAAAGGGTTCTCTTGTTCCTTTGCTTGATGCTTGTATGTTacatctgatttttttttttttttttttttttggttgaggGAGCTTGCTTTGGAAGGTAGCTTATAGCAACTTTTGATCATCCTCAATTTTTCCTCTGCGCTGTCTCCTGCATTTTTCATGATAAGCAAAGTgcttatttcattttaattgGTTTCGATTTTGAATTGGATGgaatcattattattttttactccTTCAGGTGCATTTTATTTGACTAGACT from Lycium ferocissimum isolate CSIRO_LF1 chromosome 2, AGI_CSIRO_Lferr_CH_V1, whole genome shotgun sequence includes:
- the LOC132046864 gene encoding uncharacterized protein LOC132046864, encoding MSHLTGAPPLAPPSAAASPLYKQKTWSPDTFRDEAWQQRKGTHGSRMKKRSKSVTDEDLDELKACIELGFGFDSPEMDQRLSDTFPAYGLFYAVNKQYADTLSKTNSLSSVISDCDSPASPHTIVDPGDNPQTVKTRLRQWAQVVACAVRQSSY